A genomic window from Planococcus rifietoensis includes:
- a CDS encoding glycoside hydrolase family 1 protein: MTSTTFPKGFLWGGATAANQLEGAYNEGGKGLSIFDMVSFVPKEERGKDIEMDVKSEEELNALLEETGKTNFPKRRGIDFYHRYKEDIALFAEMGFKTFRLSISWPRIFPNGDEQTPNEEGLAFYDRVFDELQEHGIEPLVTLSHYEMPLHLVQKYNGWADRRLVDFFVHYAETVFNRYKDKVKYWLTFNEINISMFSPYIGSGILVDRLEHKEQAVYQALHHQFVASAKAVKACHEIIPGSQIGCMLARMESYPETCSPDDVQAALDEDQKNLFFTDVQVRGYYPGFMKRYFKENNIEIEMLPGDKDILLEHTVDFLSFSYYMSIVASGNPDKAKEKGNFSLGIKNPYLEASDWGWQIDPKGLRITLNKMYDRYQVPLFIVENGLGAYDVVEEDGSINDDYRIDYLQAHIEQMGEAIKDGVELMGYTSWGCIDLISASTSEMSKRYGFIYVDQDDYGNGTLERRKKKSFDWYKNVIATNGEELSQKSLNEVK; this comes from the coding sequence ATGACATCTACTACATTTCCAAAAGGGTTTTTATGGGGCGGCGCAACAGCCGCGAATCAGCTAGAAGGTGCCTATAATGAAGGCGGAAAAGGGCTATCGATTTTCGATATGGTGTCATTCGTGCCAAAAGAAGAACGCGGCAAAGACATTGAAATGGATGTGAAGAGCGAAGAGGAATTGAATGCTCTTCTGGAAGAAACGGGGAAAACCAATTTTCCGAAACGCCGAGGCATCGATTTTTACCACCGTTATAAAGAAGACATCGCTCTTTTTGCAGAAATGGGTTTCAAAACCTTCCGCCTGTCGATCTCGTGGCCGCGGATTTTCCCGAATGGGGATGAGCAAACTCCAAACGAAGAAGGCTTGGCTTTCTACGATCGGGTGTTTGATGAACTGCAAGAGCACGGCATTGAACCCTTGGTGACCTTATCGCATTATGAAATGCCGCTTCATTTGGTGCAAAAATACAATGGCTGGGCTGACCGCCGCTTAGTGGACTTTTTCGTTCATTACGCGGAAACGGTATTCAACCGGTACAAGGATAAAGTCAAGTACTGGCTGACATTCAATGAAATCAATATTTCCATGTTCTCGCCGTATATTGGCAGCGGTATTTTAGTTGACCGCCTGGAACACAAAGAACAAGCGGTCTATCAAGCGCTGCATCACCAGTTTGTGGCGAGTGCGAAAGCGGTCAAAGCCTGCCACGAAATCATTCCTGGTTCACAGATCGGCTGTATGCTGGCGCGCATGGAATCCTATCCGGAAACATGCAGCCCAGACGACGTGCAGGCAGCACTGGATGAAGACCAGAAAAACTTGTTCTTTACAGATGTCCAGGTGCGCGGCTACTATCCGGGCTTCATGAAGCGATACTTTAAAGAAAATAACATTGAAATTGAAATGCTCCCGGGCGACAAAGACATCCTGCTTGAGCATACTGTCGACTTTTTGTCCTTCAGCTACTACATGTCCATTGTCGCGAGCGGGAATCCGGATAAAGCAAAAGAGAAAGGAAATTTTTCTCTTGGCATCAAAAACCCTTATTTGGAAGCGTCGGACTGGGGTTGGCAAATTGACCCGAAAGGCTTGCGCATTACCTTGAACAAAATGTATGACCGCTATCAAGTGCCGTTGTTCATCGTTGAAAATGGCTTAGGGGCATACGATGTGGTGGAAGAAGACGGCTCGATCAACGATGATTACCGCATTGATTACCTGCAGGCCCATATCGAACAAATGGGTGAAGCGATTAAAGATGGCGTTGAACTGATGGGCTATACGAGCTGGGGCTGCATCGATTTGATCTCAGCCAGCACGTCCGAAATGTCCAAGCGCTATGGCTTTATTTACGTGGACCAAGACGATTATGGCAACGGCACGCTGGAAAGAAGAAAGAAAAAGTCGTTTGACTGGTACAAAAATGTAATCGCGACGAACGGCGAAGAATTGTCTCAAAAAAGCTTAAATGAAGTAAAGTGA
- a CDS encoding Cof-type HAD-IIB family hydrolase, translating into MKLIAIDLDGTLLSHNMEITEESLEAIREAQNQGNIVMICSGRAPEDIQQILDKYDLSIPLAGSNGSVVHAHGRVLQSVSMDRNDVIETAERLDAERFPYRIYTNEGIYVPADWSERVELAMQQEQIKVEGLSDEIYKKITEQPQKSSLLNFFDHYSELFTREELTIQKFFVLTLNASSKTALGNSLEEISTIGITSSSPLNIEVMDQYGNKGSALKRMAEHFNIPLHNTVAIGDNFNDLPMMEVAGLSVAMGNAEPEVKELCDVVTHTNGENGVAHAINNYLLNIWAKQ; encoded by the coding sequence ATGAAACTGATTGCGATTGATTTGGACGGCACTTTGCTGTCTCATAATATGGAGATTACCGAAGAAAGCCTCGAGGCTATTCGAGAAGCACAAAACCAAGGGAATATCGTCATGATTTGCTCGGGGCGCGCTCCTGAAGATATCCAGCAGATCCTGGATAAATACGATTTGTCGATTCCGTTGGCCGGAAGCAACGGCTCCGTTGTGCACGCTCATGGACGGGTGTTGCAAAGTGTTTCCATGGACAGAAACGATGTTATCGAGACCGCAGAAAGACTGGATGCGGAGAGGTTTCCATATCGAATCTATACCAACGAAGGAATATACGTACCGGCGGATTGGTCCGAACGGGTAGAACTTGCGATGCAGCAGGAGCAGATTAAAGTCGAAGGACTGTCCGATGAAATCTATAAAAAGATTACGGAGCAGCCCCAAAAATCGAGCCTCCTCAATTTCTTTGATCATTATAGTGAGTTGTTCACGCGAGAAGAGCTGACCATTCAGAAATTCTTTGTCCTCACTTTAAACGCCAGCAGTAAAACAGCGTTAGGCAACTCGCTGGAGGAAATTTCCACTATCGGCATCACTTCTTCGAGCCCGTTGAATATTGAAGTGATGGATCAGTATGGCAATAAAGGAAGCGCATTGAAGAGAATGGCCGAGCACTTTAACATTCCATTGCACAATACCGTAGCCATTGGAGATAACTTCAATGATCTCCCAATGATGGAAGTGGCAGGGCTGTCGGTAGCGATGGGGAATGCAGAACCTGAAGTGAAAGAGCTTTGTGATGTCGTTACCCATACGAATGGCGAAAACGGCGTAGCGCATGCCATCAATAACTATCTGTTGAATATATGGGCTAAACAGTAA
- the licT gene encoding BglG family transcription antiterminator LicT, which yields MKIAKVINNNVISVLQSDGSELVIMGKGLAFQKKPGQDVDQLKIQKVFALKNKETTDNFKMLLREVPVDHMMVVEEIITYAKNTLGKKLNENIYVSLTDHINFAMERFRDGIEIRNALLWEIKQLYKEEFLVGVKAVEHINEKFNVSLSEDEAGFIAIHLINAEMNEDVSNTLSITKFIHQIITIVKYHFKVDFDEDSLNYARFITHLKFFAQRIFKGTHYEGKDDELYLLVKQKHPDAAKCTDRIKEYIKKEHGQELTNDEMLYLTIHIERVVNR from the coding sequence ATGAAAATAGCCAAAGTCATTAATAATAATGTCATCAGCGTGCTGCAGTCAGACGGCTCGGAACTGGTGATCATGGGGAAAGGATTGGCTTTTCAGAAAAAGCCGGGCCAAGATGTGGATCAGCTGAAAATCCAGAAAGTATTCGCCTTAAAAAACAAAGAAACGACCGATAATTTCAAGATGCTTCTTCGGGAAGTACCGGTCGATCACATGATGGTAGTGGAAGAAATCATTACATACGCGAAAAATACGCTTGGCAAAAAACTGAATGAGAATATTTATGTTTCATTAACGGATCACATCAATTTTGCGATGGAACGCTTTCGCGATGGCATCGAGATAAGAAATGCCTTGTTGTGGGAGATCAAGCAATTATATAAAGAAGAATTTTTGGTAGGCGTCAAAGCGGTTGAACATATCAATGAAAAGTTCAATGTCTCCTTATCGGAAGACGAGGCCGGCTTTATCGCCATTCATTTGATCAATGCCGAAATGAATGAAGATGTATCGAACACCTTAAGCATCACGAAGTTCATCCACCAAATCATCACCATCGTCAAATACCATTTCAAAGTCGACTTTGACGAGGATTCATTGAATTATGCACGCTTCATCACCCATCTGAAATTCTTCGCCCAGCGGATATTCAAAGGGACGCATTACGAAGGAAAAGATGATGAATTATACCTTTTGGTGAAGCAAAAGCACCCAGACGCAGCGAAATGTACGGACAGAATCAAGGAATACATCAAGAAAGAGCATGGCCAGGAATTGACCAATGACGAAATGCTCTATCTGACAATCCACATTGAACGCGTCGTCAACAGATGA
- a CDS encoding carbon starvation protein A, whose protein sequence is MITFFAALALLILGYMFYSKFIEKVFGVDDNTPTPAYAQADNIDYVPMSWWKGNLIQLLNIAGLGPIYGAVAGALYGPVAFIWIVVGCIFAGGVHDYFSGMMSMRHGGAQFPTLVGRYLGKNAKVFINGLSLVLMLLVAAAFTAGPAQLIAQITPISFIWALALIFAYFVLATILPINRIIGRIYPLLGGILLFMAIAVAVALVFSGKPMPNLTFSNLHPGELPIWPLLMVTVSCGAISGFHSTQSPIIARTMKKETDGRKIFYGAMVIEGIIALIWAAAGMTFFNGTEGLGAALAAGGPSGVVNDISISLLGTLGGILAIFGVIILPITTGDTALRSSRMILADLLSKFTKTDGTLRILLITVPLAIPTFYMATIDYTFLWRYVGWTNQVVATFMLWTATMYLLKNYKMHWISGVPAMFMTGVVSMYIFYAPEGLNMEYHIAAMIGSVITLAVALWYIAQILKYRAAKQVDSKYETV, encoded by the coding sequence ATGATTACATTTTTCGCAGCACTTGCACTTTTAATATTGGGATACATGTTTTATTCGAAATTCATCGAAAAGGTATTCGGCGTCGACGACAATACTCCAACCCCTGCCTACGCGCAGGCAGATAATATCGACTATGTGCCGATGAGCTGGTGGAAAGGTAATTTGATCCAACTGTTGAACATCGCAGGCCTTGGCCCGATCTACGGCGCTGTAGCTGGCGCATTGTACGGCCCCGTCGCTTTCATCTGGATCGTTGTCGGCTGCATCTTCGCTGGCGGCGTCCACGATTACTTCTCAGGCATGATGTCGATGCGCCACGGCGGAGCACAATTCCCGACGCTTGTCGGGCGCTACCTCGGAAAGAACGCAAAAGTCTTCATCAACGGCTTGTCGCTCGTGTTGATGCTGCTCGTTGCAGCTGCCTTCACGGCTGGCCCCGCTCAATTGATCGCCCAAATCACGCCGATTTCGTTTATCTGGGCGCTTGCACTTATTTTTGCTTACTTCGTTCTCGCGACAATCTTGCCGATCAACCGCATCATCGGCCGCATCTACCCGCTACTCGGCGGCATCCTGTTGTTTATGGCCATCGCAGTCGCCGTAGCACTCGTGTTCTCCGGCAAACCGATGCCGAACTTGACCTTCAGCAATTTGCATCCAGGCGAATTGCCGATTTGGCCGCTCCTTATGGTTACCGTCTCTTGCGGCGCGATCTCCGGCTTCCATAGCACGCAAAGCCCAATCATTGCCCGCACAATGAAAAAAGAAACCGACGGCCGCAAAATCTTCTACGGCGCCATGGTCATTGAAGGCATCATCGCCTTGATCTGGGCGGCAGCTGGCATGACTTTCTTCAACGGCACAGAAGGGCTCGGCGCAGCACTTGCAGCAGGCGGACCGTCTGGCGTCGTCAACGACATCTCGATTTCGCTTCTTGGCACGTTGGGTGGCATCCTCGCGATCTTCGGCGTCATCATCTTGCCGATCACAACGGGTGATACTGCGCTGCGCTCGTCACGCATGATCTTGGCTGATTTATTGTCGAAGTTCACCAAAACTGACGGCACGCTGCGTATCCTGTTGATCACTGTCCCACTTGCCATCCCGACGTTCTATATGGCGACAATCGACTACACGTTCTTGTGGAGATACGTCGGCTGGACCAACCAAGTCGTCGCCACCTTCATGCTGTGGACAGCGACGATGTATTTGCTCAAGAACTACAAAATGCACTGGATCAGCGGCGTGCCGGCCATGTTCATGACAGGCGTCGTCTCCATGTACATCTTCTATGCACCTGAAGGCTTGAACATGGAATACCACATCGCCGCCATGATCGGCTCGGTCATCACTTTGGCAGTCGCTCTCTGGTATATCGCGCAGATCCTGAAATACCGCGCTGCGAAACAAGTGGATTCAAAATACGAAACAGTTTAA
- a CDS encoding Gfo/Idh/MocA family protein, with protein MNFGIIGTNWITDRFIKAAKQHPDFRIGAVYSRTEETGRAFAEKYGVEAVYTDMKKMFEEGDIDAVYIASPNAFHAEQSLLAMQHGVHVLCEKPAVVSLDEMDRVIAASNETGMTYMEAMKSTVTPTFLRLKEELHKIGPVRRYVFHYNQYSSRYDKYKEGIVENAFKPELGNGAKTDLGVYGLAPLVHLAGEPDAVLRNRYLLSTGAEGQGSMILDYGECEAIVMYSKISDSYLPSEIQGEKGVIEIDRISDPKHVLIKYRDGTTEDISVPQEFDTMYYELDEFIRCVHKGQIESPINTHEISRQVTKLLL; from the coding sequence ATGAATTTTGGAATCATTGGAACGAATTGGATCACCGATCGATTTATCAAAGCAGCGAAGCAGCATCCGGATTTCCGCATCGGCGCCGTGTATTCAAGGACGGAAGAGACCGGCCGCGCGTTTGCGGAGAAATACGGGGTGGAGGCGGTCTATACGGACATGAAAAAAATGTTCGAAGAAGGCGATATCGATGCGGTCTATATCGCTTCGCCGAATGCGTTTCACGCTGAACAAAGCTTGCTCGCGATGCAACACGGCGTGCATGTGCTATGCGAAAAGCCGGCCGTTGTCAGCCTGGATGAGATGGATAGAGTCATTGCGGCATCGAACGAAACCGGCATGACTTATATGGAAGCAATGAAATCGACCGTGACACCGACTTTCCTGCGGCTGAAAGAAGAGCTGCATAAAATTGGCCCGGTCCGCCGCTACGTATTCCATTACAACCAGTATTCATCCCGCTACGATAAATACAAAGAAGGCATCGTCGAGAACGCGTTCAAGCCGGAACTCGGCAACGGCGCGAAAACGGATCTCGGCGTTTACGGCTTGGCGCCGCTCGTCCATTTGGCGGGTGAGCCGGATGCCGTATTGCGCAACCGCTACCTGTTATCGACCGGTGCGGAAGGGCAAGGCAGCATGATTCTTGATTATGGCGAATGTGAAGCGATCGTCATGTACTCAAAGATTTCGGATTCGTATTTGCCGAGTGAAATCCAAGGCGAAAAGGGCGTCATCGAAATCGACAGAATCAGCGACCCGAAACATGTGCTGATCAAATACCGCGACGGCACAACCGAAGACATTTCCGTCCCGCAAGAGTTCGATACGATGTATTACGAACTCGACGAATTTATCCGCTGTGTGCACAAAGGCCAAATAGAGTCCCCCATCAACACGCACGAAATCTCCCGGCAAGTGACCAAGCTTTTGCTTTAA
- a CDS encoding endonuclease/exonuclease/phosphatase family protein yields MKLLTLNCHAWHEENQLDKIHHLARAIAEKQYDVIALQEVNQSIDDEPEHIIKHDNYAWVLLQEMEQLGMTGYSMVWDFSHLVYGRFEEGLVILTRHPVAEEHSFFVSQSTDKNSPKTRKIVGATIHYEDQPFTFYSCHTGWWHDTVEPFKFQADQLLEQMNTEAPAFLMGDFNNDASLEQQGYAYLLENGLHDTYTLAEEKDAGITVKGKIAGWSDNKQDLRIDLILSTEPVTVKSSKVIFNGEHKPLVSDHFGVEVQLVMN; encoded by the coding sequence ATGAAACTACTGACCTTGAATTGCCACGCATGGCACGAAGAAAATCAACTGGACAAGATCCACCATTTGGCACGAGCCATCGCCGAAAAACAATACGACGTCATCGCCTTGCAGGAAGTCAACCAGTCGATCGATGATGAACCAGAACATATTATCAAGCACGATAATTACGCATGGGTCCTGCTTCAGGAAATGGAGCAACTCGGCATGACAGGCTATTCGATGGTGTGGGATTTCTCCCACCTCGTCTACGGGCGCTTTGAAGAAGGGCTGGTGATCTTGACGCGCCACCCAGTCGCCGAGGAGCATAGCTTCTTCGTCAGCCAAAGCACTGACAAGAATTCCCCGAAAACGCGGAAGATTGTCGGTGCGACTATCCATTACGAAGACCAGCCCTTCACATTCTATTCCTGCCATACCGGCTGGTGGCACGACACAGTAGAGCCGTTCAAGTTCCAGGCCGACCAGCTGCTTGAGCAAATGAACACGGAGGCCCCTGCCTTCTTGATGGGCGACTTCAACAACGACGCTTCGCTCGAACAGCAAGGCTATGCTTACTTATTGGAGAATGGGCTGCACGACACGTACACCTTGGCTGAGGAAAAAGACGCCGGCATCACCGTCAAAGGCAAAATCGCCGGCTGGAGCGACAACAAGCAAGACCTGCGCATCGACTTGATCCTCTCCACCGAACCCGTAACCGTCAAATCGTCGAAAGTCATCTTCAACGGCGAGCACAAGCCGCTGGTGTCGGACCATTTCGGTGTGGAAGTTCAGTTGGTAATGAATTAG